GATCTCATCCAAGCTGAGATTCCTCTTTAGATAGATCTCCTCCCGGGCAAGCTTGGACATCCTGCTTCCACTCTCCTCGAGCGAAAGCATCAGGCTTCCCTTAAGATGAGCCTTGGCTAAGGCAAGCTCCTCTTCGGTCGCCCCCTTTTCGATAAACCTCCTTATCTCGTCCAAGATAAGAGAGAGCGTTCTTTTTAGCTTATCCGGACTTACTGCGGAATAGACCCCGAATACTCCCGAATCCCGATAGGCGGAGACGAAGGAATAAACGGAATAGGCAAGCCCCATCTCCTCTCTTATCTTCTGGAAAAGGCGGGAGCTCATCCCCCCACCTAAGATAAGGTTCAAAAGGGCGGTAGGATATCGCTCCTTGCTCCCCTGAGGAAAGGAACTCGTGCCCAAGATGAGGTGGACCTGTTCCAACCTCTTTCGGGAAACCAATCTTATCTCGCTCTTCGGCGTAGGTTTAGGAAAGCGATCAAGCGGGGGCTTTTCCCCAAGCCCTTCGAAATAGCTTCTCGCCAGCGCTACCACCCGGGAATGGTCCACATTCCCCGCAGCCGAAACTATCACCCGGGAGGGGGCGACCATCCGCCTGAAATAGGAGATGATATCCTTCCGCTCTATCTGGGATACGCTCTTTTTATTGCCAATGATGGAACGACCTAAAGGATGACCGGGAAAAAAAGAAGAAAAGAAGAGGTCGTGAGCGAGTTCGTCTGGGCTATCCTCGACCATCTTTATCTCTTCAAGGATCACCCCTCGCTCTCGCTCTACCTCCTCCTCAGGGAATAGGGGATTAACCAAGATATCGGCTAAGATATCGAAAGCGAGGGGGAGGTGTTCATCGAGCACCCGGGCAAAAAAACCGAGATATTCCCTGGTGGTGAAGGCATCGAGTTGACCCCCGATGCCATCCACTGCCTTCGCTATATCGAGCTGATTCCGCCTTTCCGTGCCCTTGAATACGGTGTGCTCGATGAAATGGGAGATACCAGCCAAGTCGTCCGGCTCATCCCGAGAACCAGCGGCTATGAAAACACCGATGGCGGCAGAACGCACCTCCCCCATCCGCTCGGTGATCACTCGGATACCGTTATTAAGAACCTCTCGCCTTATCATAGAGTGAGCTCAGTATTTACCTCCTCCCATCAGCCAGAGCATTATCGCCTTCTGCATATGGAGTCTGTTCTCCGCCTCATCCCAGACGGCGGATTGCTCGGAGTCTATCACTTCATCTACCACCTCTTCTCCCCGGTGGGCAGGGAGGCAATGCATAAAGATGGCATCGGGCTTCGCCTTCTTCATCAAAGCTGGGTTCACCTGATAGGGCTTGAGCTTTGCCAGCTTCACTGCCTTCTGGTCCTCCTGTCCCATCGATACCCAGACATCGGTGTAGATGACATCTGCGTCCTTAACCCCAGCGTCGATATCCTCGGTGATCTCGATCTTGGTCCCCATCTCCTTCGCTTCCTCTTCCGCCATCTTCACTATCTCCGGCTTAGGGAAGAAACCGGATGGTGAAACCACAGTGATATCCATCCCCGCCTTGGGGGCGGTGAGAAGAAGAGAATGGCAGACATTGTTACCATCACCGATATAGACGATCTTCCTCCCCTTCGTTTCCCCCTTCCACTCCATAATGGTGAAGTAATCAGCCATTGCCTGGCAGGGGTGAAGAAGATCGGTAAGTCCGTTGATAACCGGGACGGTGGAATACTCAGCGAGGTCGAGCACATCCTGATGGGCGTAGGTCCTCGCCATTATCCCATCAACATAACGGGAGAGAACCCTTGCTGTATCCGCTATCGTCTCCCCTCGTCCCAGCTGAAGGTCGCTTGCCGAAAGGTAGAGCCCAAGCCCTCCTAATTGATATATCCCCACCTCAAAGGAGACCCTGGTTCTGGTGGATGACTTCTGGAATATCATCGCCAGGGTCTTACCGGGGAGGGCATCCCTGTATTTTTCTGGATTCGCCTTAACATCCTTAGCGAGTTCGAAGAGATGATCGAACTCCTCCTTGCTCAAATCATGAACCGAAATAAAATCCCTCTTTGCCATAATGATTCACCTCCGAAAAATTGAGGGGGCAAGGCTCATCACGAGCCACATCGCCCCCTTAATTATAAACCAATATCTTCTTCACAAAGCCACTATCTGACGATCCTGGTGCCAGTTTTGCCCTCAAGGGCGTCCCAAAGCTTAGGGGCGGAGGTAATGAGCACCTCTTTTCCCGTCTCCCTGATGAAATTTATCGCCGCTCTGATCTTCGGTCCCATACTGCCGGGCGGGAACTGCCCCTCCTTCAGGTACTCCTCAGCTTCGTTTACCGTCATCTTGGGAACTGCTCTCGCAGTGGGTTTCCCGAAGTCGAGATAGACGCACTCGGCATCGGTGAGAATGATAAAAAGATCGGCGTTCACCTTCCGGGCAAGAAGAGAGGCGGTGTAGTCTTTATCGATTACCGCCTCAATACCACGGAGCATCCCCTTCTCGTCATAATAAACAGGGATGCCTCCGCCCCCGCCAGCGACCACCACCGTACCCGCCTTCACCAGGGTATTCACCGTCTCCCACTCAACCACCTCGATGGGAATGGGCGAGGCGACCACCCGACGATAGCCCCTTCCCGCATCCTCGACGATATCCCAGCCATCCTCCTTATGGTGCTTTTCCGCAACCTCCTTGGTGTAGAAGGGACCTATCGGCTTGGTCGGGTTTTTGAACATCGGATCGTTCCTATCCACCACCACCTGAGAGAGGATGACCGCTATGTTCTTACTTATACCGTTCTTCTTGAACTGGTTGTACATCGACTGGGCAAGCATATAACCCATCGATCCCTGGGACATCGCCCCACAGACATCGAGGGTGAACGGCTTCACCTTATCCTTTGCCGCCTCCACCTGAAGGAGGATGTTCCCCACCTGAGGACCGTTACCGTGAACAATGATCAGCTCGTAGCCCTGCTTGATGATCCCGATGAGACGACTACAAGCCTCCTCTGCATTCTTGAACTGCTGCCACTGATGTCCCTCCTCCCCAGCCTTGAGAATCGCATTTCCACCAAAGGCGACCAATGCAACTTTGTCTCCCATAAAGACCACCTTCCTATTTAAACCTGGCGAGGATCTCGGTCAGATTGGGGCTTCCTATCTCCTGAAGCTCATAGGTGACCCGAAGCGCCGGTTTGTTTATCTTGATCACCCGGCGAAGGTCGATCGGAGTGCCTATCAACACCAGATCACAATCGACCTTGTTCACCACCTGCTCCAGCTCCTTCATCTGCCTCTCGCCATAACCTAAGGCAGGAAGGAGAATGCCGATATCATATTTGGCATAAGCCTCGGCGATACTCCCGGTAACCCAGGGCCTCGGATCGACCAGCTCCTTGGCACCGAACTTGTGGGCTGCCATCACCGCTGCCCCGTACTTCATCTCGCCATGGGTGAGGGTAGGACCGTCCTCGATAGCGAGTACCCTCTTCCCCTTTATCTTCTCCCCTTCCTCAACGAAGAGGGGAGAGGCGCCATCGACCACGATCGCCTTCGGGTTGTACTTCCTGATGCTCTCCCTCACCTCCTCGATCCCTTCCCGGTCTGCAGTATCCATCTTGTTGATCACGATCACATCGGCACGGAGGAAGTTGGCAGCACCGGGATAGTAGGTGAGTTCATGCCCCGGACGATGGGGATCGGCAACCACGATCTCAAGATCGGGCTTGAAGAAGGGAAGGTCGTTGTTGCCTCCATCCCAGAGGATGATGTCCGCCTCCTTCTCTGCCTCACGGAGTATCTGTTCGTAATCCACACCGGCATAGACCACCACCCCGTTCTTGATATGGGGTTCGTACTCCTCCATCTCCTCGATGGTGCACTTCTCCTTCGCCATATCTTCAATGGTGGCAAAACGCTGGCACCGCTGAGCAACGAGATCCCCGTAAGGCATTGGATGACGGACCGCCACCACCTTCTTCCCCATCTCCCTGAGGATCTTAGCCACCCTCCTCGTGGTCTGGCTCTTGCCACAGCCGGTACGAACAGCGCAGATGGATACAACCGGCTTTTCCGACTTGAGCATCGTCGCCTCAGCCCCCATCAGTCTGAAGTCGGCACCAGCAGCGAGAACCTTCTCCCCCCGCTCCATCAGATACTGATGGGAGACATCGGAATAAGAGAAGACTACCTGGTTGATCTTCTCCCGTTTGATGAGATCGACAATTTCATCCTCAGAATAGATGGGAATACCATTGGGGTACAACTTACCCGCGAGTTCAGCGGGGTATTTTCTGCCCGAGATATTTGGTATCTGGGTAGCGGTGAACGCCACCACCTCATATGTCTCATTATCGCGGAAGTAGACATTGAAATTATGAAAGTCCCTTCCCGCAGCTCCCATTATTATCACCCGAATCCTGTCTGCCATTTTTCTCACCTCGCTATTATTTAGCCGTTAACTTCCTTTATAGCCTCTTCCAAGATATCCAAGGCTTTGTTCATCTCCTCCTCAGTAATAACCAGAGGAGGAATGAGACGAAGTACATTCCCGAAGGTACCACAGCTGATTACAATCAATCCCTTATCAAGAGCGATGCGCCGTACCTCCTTCACCCCTTCGGGATAGGGTTCTTTACCATCCTTAACCAGTTCGATTCCGATCATATAGCCCAGCCCCCGAACATCCCCGATCATCTTGTACTTCCTCTTCATATTATTCAGGCGATCATAGACCATCTCGCTTATCTTCTGCGCCCGCTCGAGGAGCTTCTCCTCACGAATCGTCTCGATGGTAGCGATAGCAGCAGCACAGGAAACAGGGTTTCCACCAAAGGTGGTGCCATGAGCACCAGGTGACCACTTGCTCATAATCTCCGGAGTCGAGGCAACCGCACTCAAGGGAAAACCAGAGGCGATGCCTTTAGCGATCGACATAATGTCGGGAACGACATCAAAATGCTCAGCAGCAAACCAACGAGCGGTACGACCAAAGCCGGTCTGGACCTCGTCGAAGACGAGCATTATCCCGTATTCATCAGCCATCTCCCGGAGCCCTTTTATGAACTCCTTGGGAGGATCGATATAACCTCCCTCACCCTGCACTGGCTCGATTATAAACGCTGCCACCTCCTCGGGATAGATCTCGTACTGGAACATCCTTCTGATGAACCCTAAACACTCCAAAGAGCAGGACTCCCGCTTCTGGCCATAAGGACAACGATAACAATAAGGATAGGGAACCCGGTAAACCTCAGGAAGAAGTGGACGATAATGGCTACGATATTTGGCACTCGAAGTGGTGACCGATACCGCAGCAAATGTCCTCCCATGAAATGCCCCTTGGAAGGAGATGATGCCAGGACGACCGGTAACATACCGGGCGAGCTTCATCGCTCCCTCAACCGCCTCGGCGCCAGAGTTGGAGAAGAAGAACATCCCGATATCACCCGGAGTAATCTCTGCAAGCATCTCAGCCAATTTGACGAACGAGTCGTAGTAATAGACGCAACCCGCGTGAATCAACTGATCTATCTGCTTCTTGGCTGCCTCGACTACCTTCGGATGTCTATGACCGGTATTCAAAACCGCGGTTCCCGCAGAGAGATCAAGATACCGCTTCCCGTCCTTCGTCTCCACATAGACCCCCTCGCCCTTTACCACCTCAAGCTGGGTATCCATCCCGAGTGCTGGGGTGATAACCTTTTTCGCCCGTTCAACTAAGTCTCCCATAAAAACCTCCTTTTTGAATTATAAAGACCAAAACCAACTATTTGATATTTCAAAAGTTAAATCCAAAAATCGTAATCCCCATTACCCTGAAAAATTAAAAAGGAGCCTCAGCACTAAGACCTCCGCTCCTTTTTAAAAACCGATTATGTCCTACCCGCTGGCGAAGTCTCACCGAGACTTCGTCCGGTTAATCTCACCCCCTTTATAGACAATTTTACTATAACAGGAGAGCATTAAACCTGTCAAGGGGAATCTTTGGCAAGAGCTGACTCCCGATATTTAAGGAGAAATCGCTCTATCTCTTGCTCGGTTGTAAAAAATGAACCCAAAGGAAGCCCTCCCTTATCTCCATGCCAATCAGACCCCCCGGTAATGAGAAGTCCCAGCTCGTTCGCCCTTTTTACAAGCTTTTTCCGTTCCTTGTCGGGGCACTGAGGATGATAAGCCTCCACCCCATCTATCCCCCGCTCTATCAGTGGCTGAAGGGCTTCAGCGATTTCATTGGGATAGGGATGCGCCCAGATAGCAATACCGGAAGCCCGATGAATAAGATCGATCACCTCCCCCGCCTCCGCCTTCTCCCGAGGGACATAAGCGGCACGGCCCCGTTTGAGATAGCGTTCGAAGGCTTCCTGAATGCTCTTTACATATCCATGCCTGAGGAGAACCCGAGCCAAATGGGGCCTTCCTATCGCTCCTTTGTTCCCCTCCGCCATCACCTCGGAGAGGCCTACCTTGAGCCCAAGTGAATTCAACTTCGCTACCATCTTCTCTATCCTATCCTCTCGAGCCCGTTGGTACCGTTCGTTAAAACGAGAGATAAGGGGAAGTTCCGGAGTTCTGAAATAGCCGAGGATATGGATATCGTGATCACCAAGAAAGGTGCTAAATTCCACCCCCGGGATAAAATCGATATCAAGCTCCTTCGCCACCTCAACCGCCTCGGCAAGTCCCCCCGTTGTATCATGGTCGGTGATCGAAATAAGGGAAAGCCCCGCATCCTTCGCCCTTCTCACCACCTCACTGGGGGAGAAAACCCCATCTGAAGCAGTACTATGAAGATGTAAATCTATCCTCATCATTGCTCCCATCAAGGGGAGGTATTGTATCACCCCAATCCCAACCTGACAAGAAAAATATATAATTAATTCTTTTTAACCTCTAATTTCAGGTTTAGCTCCTTTCTTGAATAGCTCCAAGAAGGAAGGGTATTTTCCCCGACAAAATCGAGAAGATCTATGCTCAACCAAGACGCTCTTTCATTACCATAACCAACTCTTTACGCCTCCCATTTCTTATTATCGTGAGACGCACCCTATCACCCACCCGGCGAGAGAGAAAAAGAAGCCGCAACTCCCCTGCCGAGCTCAACCTCCTTCCATCTACCGCCAGGAGGACATCTCCCCTCCTAAGGCCAGCGTCCCAGGCTGAGCTTCCCCGCTCAACATATACTACGAGGAAGCCTTCCCCTCTTCTTATCCCCAGCGCTCTCGCATAGTACTGGCTCAAAGGCCTCACCTGGAAGCCAAACCAGACCTGACGCACCCTCCCATAGCGCATCACCTCACGGAGAACCGCCTTCGCCCGGTTTATGGGAATAGCGAAACCAATGCCCATTGAGCCACCGCTTTTGGTAACGATAAAGGTATTTATACCTATCACCTTCCCTTCGGCGTTGACCAAAGGACCACCGGAGTTTCCCGGGTTTATGGCAGCATCGGTCTGGATCATATTCTGATAGATATGCTCATCGGAAGAGGAAGGGTAAAATGTGCGGTTGGTGGCGGAGATGACGCCAACGGTCACCGTCGGTTCTGGACCGGTGAGAAGATTGCCGAAGGGGTTGCCGATGGCGATCGCCCATTCGCCGATGATGAGCTTCTCCGAATCCCCAAGCTCGGCATAGGGAAGGTTCTTCCCCTTTATCTTCAGCACCGCGATATCGGCGTAGCGATCGGCACCAAGGAGCTTCGCCTCGAATTCCCGCCCATCGCTTAAGGTGACGAAGAACCTCTCTCCATCGGAGATAACATGGTGATTGGTGAGGATGTACCCTTGCCGGTTCACGATGAAGCCCGAGCCAAGCTTTGGGATCACCTCGTGATATTCCCGTCTTGGGAAGACATCGCGGAAGAAGGAGTTGAAAAATTCATCATAAAAGGGGGAAAGCTGGACCACTCGGGTCATCTCAACCGAGATGCTGACCACCGCCGGCTCAACCTTCTCCGCAGCGAGAACGATGGCGTTTCTCCTCGTCGTAGAGATGGATGCCTGTCCCCTTTCCCCTTCAAAACTCCCTGAAAGCATAAGCCCAAAAAGGAGAATGACCAGAGGGAGCCAGATGAATCTTTCCCTTCTTTTGGCATCTAATCTTTTCACTTTCATTACCCTCCTTTTTATATATCCAACACCGGTTTCCCCTTACCCAAGGGGAAAGCCGATTTGATGAGGGAAGTAACGAACCCCTTGGCTTCGAAAACCGCCTCTTTAATGGAAAAATCCTTAGCGAGAAAGTAGGATAAGGCAGCAGAAAAAGCACAGCCCGTCCCATGGGGAGAAGAGGAAAGTTTCGGGGAGGTGATGGTATCGCTCCTTTCCCCATCGAAGATTAGGTCAAGCGCCTCACCTGGGAAATGCCCCCCGGTAATGACCACAAAGCGGGGACCAAGGTCTTTTATTCTCCTTGCTGCCTTGAGCATTGAAGGATAATCGGAGATCTTGACCCCAGAAAGTGCCTCCGCCTCGGGGATATTCGGCGTCACCACATAGGCAAGAGGGAGAAGATCAGACTTAAAAAGAGAAAGGGCTGAAGAGGGAAGAAGCTCTCCTCCAGAGGAGGCGTGAAGGACGGGATCCACCACCAACTTGGGCATCGGGTGGGCTGTGAGGAAAGAGACGATTGCACAAAGGAGTTCCTCCCCTCCTACCATCCCCACCTTTCCCCCATCTATCCTCAGATCGGAGGCGATGGCTTCAAGCTCTCTTTCAACCGTCTCTTTGGGAAGGGGAAAAAAGCCGAAAACGCCTTTCGTGTTCTGGTAGGTGATGGCGGTTATCGCTCCGATCCCGTAAGCTCCCAGCCGGTTAAAAACCCGAATATCCAAACTCACCCCAGCGCCTGACACAGGGTCAAAACCAGCAATTGTGAGCAGGTTCAGCTTCATAAAATCACCTTTATCATTGGCGACGCTTAAGATAATAAACCTCCGAAACGCCGAGGAGGAAGAGAAGAATGCCCAACCCGGATACCGCTCCCCGGAAAAAGGGGTTTAGATATACCGAGGAAAGGGGAGGAAAAACGAAGAGAAAGTAATTCCTCTGCCAGATCCCGGTCCAGGGGGCGATTATCAGGAAGATACCTACATCGAAGCAATAAAGAACATAAAAGACAAAATTGAAAAGGGTGGAAAATCTCCTTCTTGATCCCATCGAATAAAATTTTACCACGAGTAAGAGGGTATGTTAAGATACCGATGGGAAATTGAAGATGAAAAGAGGAATCTACTTATTACCGTTCATTCTTGCTCTATTCCTTCCAAGAGAAGAGGGGAGCGATATAGTCTACCGGATCCAGGCGAAGTACGAGGCGATAAACAGCCTCTCCGCCCGTTTCAGCCAAACACTAATCAATAAAACCTACGATAAGAAGCTCACCGAACAAGGAAAGCTCTACATCAAAAAACCGGGCAAGATGCGTTGGGAGTATGAAAAGCCGGAGAAAAAGCTGTTCATCTCCGATGGGAAGAAGATCTACTGGTATCTGGTGGAAGATAACGAGGTTCAGATAATGGACTTCTCGACGGAGAACCCGAAGAAAACCCCTATCCTCTTCTTGATGGGAAAGGGGAACCTCCTCCGCGATTTCACCGTCATCGAGGTAGAGCTGAAAAAACCGATCGATAAGGATAGCTATCAACTGAAGCTGGTTCCCAAGGATGAGGAGGACTTCGAATATCTACTCCTCGAGGTGGAAAGAAAAAGGGCGCTGATCGAGCGGATGATAATCGTCGATCAGCTGGGAAATATCACCGACTTCATCTTCTCCGATATAAAGGAAGACCCGAAGCTTCCCGATCCCCTTTTTACCTTCACCATCCCCAAAGGGGCTGAGGTCTACCGGGTAAAGGGGAAGGGAGAATAAAGCAGGGTATAAGATGTTCAAAGCGAAGCGGGCGATTTTCCTCACCCTCGTTGTAAGCATACTCTCTGCCTTCCTCCTCGTTTCCTCGGACGATAAGGAAGGGCACCCGGTGATAATCACCGGGATGGTGAAGGACGAGGCAGGAAAACCGCTTCCTCGGATGCCGGTAGTCCTCGTTCTTGAAAGGGTGAGGTTCAAAGGTAGAGGGATACCTCCTGAGGTAGTGGAAGAAAAAACCATATCCACCACCACTGACGGGGATGGGTTCTACCGATTAGCGGCGATCATCGAGCCAAAATTCAATCGTATCCTCCTTCGGTTCTACTCGGAGCAGGGGTTCGACAAAGTGCGCTACGCCATCCCGAAGGAGATGAATATAACCTGGAGGGCGAAAAGGAGATCCGAGCTAAGATTAGACAAGGTAATCAAGGAGAACCCCCTATGGGAGAAGGTAAAAGTACTCATCGCCCGCTATGGCTATCGGTCTCCAAAGGGAAGGGTACTCCGTACCCGAGGACTACCCGATAAGACGGAAAAGGGAAACCGAGGAAAATGCGAGCTCTGGTGGTATTATGAAGAGGGGGTATGCTATCGTTTTCGCGGGGAGAAACTCGAGCGGGTATTCAAGTTCAACCCAATAAAAAAGGAAGGGCCACCAAAACCGAAGGAGAAAGGGGAAAGTGAAGTTCTCTAAAATAGAGAAGCTCGCCTCTCCTGAGCTCGAAGAGGCGGAGAGGATAATCAAGAAGATGCTAAGCGAGGAGGGAAGAGTCCTCCATCGACTGGGAGTGGATGCTTATTCCGAAAAAAGGAAAAGAGCCCGCCCCCTAACCCTTATCCTAACCGGAAAGAGTCTCGGATATAATAGGGGAAAGCTTCCCCACTACGGGGCGGTGGTAGAGCTCATCCACACCTCTACCTTGGTGCACGACGATATAATCGACAAGGCGGAGCTCCGGCGAGGAAAGCCCACCCTGAACAGGAAATGGGGTGAGGAGCTTTCCCTCCTTTTCGGCGACCAATTATTCCTTCGCGCCCTTCGTTTAGCCCTCGAGATAGGAGAGAAAGATATAACCTCCCTCATACTTAAAGGAACCCTCGAGATGATCGAAGGGGAAGCAGAGGAGAAAATCAGGGCTGGCGACCTCGCCCTCTCCGAGGAGGAATATTTGAAAACGGTGCGAAAGAAAACCGGGGCTTTATTCTCCCTCTCGGCGGAGATCGGCACCGTCCTCGGGGGAGGGGATGATGAAATGAGAAAAGCTGCTTCGGAATTCGGCTACCTCTTCGGGACCGCTTTCCAGATAGCGGATGATATCCTTGACCTTACCAAAAACGATGATGCGCTCGCAAAATCGGCGGGAAACGATCTCCCTCAGGGAAAGATCACCCTCCCTGTCATCTACCTCCTTGAGGAAGGGGGAAAAGAAGAAAGAAAGCTCATAGAAAACATTGTAAAGGAGAAAACCTATTCCTCAGTAACCAGGGAGGAGGTGATTGATGCTCTCTCCCCTGTCGCCCTGAACAGGGCATACCGTAAAGCCTACGAGCTTGTCGAGAGGGCTAACGAAAAGCTGGAAGCGGTTCTTCCCCGATCAGAGGAAAGGGAAGCCCTCTATGAGCTCACTTTTCTTATGATAGAAAGGGCGAAGGTGGGGTAAACCACCTCTAATAGTTGAGGAGGAACGATATGAACTACGGAGAGAAGATCATCGAATTAAGAAAAAAGATGAGGGAAAAACATCCCCTTATCCATCACATCACCAACTTCGTGGTAATGCACAGCACCGCAAACGGCACCATCGCCATTGGCGCCTCCCCAGTGATGGCTCATAGCCAGGACGAAGTGGAGGAGATGACCTCATTCGCTTCTGCTCTCGTCTTAAACATCGGCACCCTCACCAAGGGGTGGATCGATGCAATGATCCTGGCAGGGAGAAGGGCGAACGAGCGAGGTATTCCCGTGGTCCTCGATCCGGTGGGTGCTGGAGCGACCAGCCTCCGCACAGACGAGGCGAAACGGATACTCGATGCAGTCAAAGTCTCGGTTATCCGGGGAAACCCAGCCGAGGTAGCCACATTGGTTGGGGAAAAAGCGGCGATACAAGGGGTCGATTCCCTCCAGGAGGCAGACGAGGTGAAACACCTTGCCCCAAAACTCGCCCGCAAGCTATCTTCAGTGGTAGCCATCACGGGAAAGACCGATTTCATAACCGATGGTGAAGTTCTTATCGCCTGTGATAAT
This region of Acidobacteriota bacterium genomic DNA includes:
- a CDS encoding insulinase family protein, encoding MIRREVLNNGIRVITERMGEVRSAAIGVFIAAGSRDEPDDLAGISHFIEHTVFKGTERRNQLDIAKAVDGIGGQLDAFTTREYLGFFARVLDEHLPLAFDILADILVNPLFPEEEVERERGVILEEIKMVEDSPDELAHDLFFSSFFPGHPLGRSIIGNKKSVSQIERKDIISYFRRMVAPSRVIVSAAGNVDHSRVVALARSYFEGLGEKPPLDRFPKPTPKSEIRLVSRKRLEQVHLILGTSSFPQGSKERYPTALLNLILGGGMSSRLFQKIREEMGLAYSVYSFVSAYRDSGVFGVYSAVSPDKLKRTLSLILDEIRRFIEKGATEEELALAKAHLKGSLMLSLEESGSRMSKLAREEIYLKRNLSLDEIISMIEAVSQDELLSVARELFSGKRLALLALGDVSGIEIDNDELIC
- the argF gene encoding ornithine carbamoyltransferase; this translates as MAKRDFISVHDLSKEEFDHLFELAKDVKANPEKYRDALPGKTLAMIFQKSSTRTRVSFEVGIYQLGGLGLYLSASDLQLGRGETIADTARVLSRYVDGIMARTYAHQDVLDLAEYSTVPVINGLTDLLHPCQAMADYFTIMEWKGETKGRKIVYIGDGNNVCHSLLLTAPKAGMDITVVSPSGFFPKPEIVKMAEEEAKEMGTKIEITEDIDAGVKDADVIYTDVWVSMGQEDQKAVKLAKLKPYQVNPALMKKAKPDAIFMHCLPAHRGEEVVDEVIDSEQSAVWDEAENRLHMQKAIMLWLMGGGKY
- the arcC gene encoding carbamate kinase; protein product: MGDKVALVAFGGNAILKAGEEGHQWQQFKNAEEACSRLIGIIKQGYELIIVHGNGPQVGNILLQVEAAKDKVKPFTLDVCGAMSQGSMGYMLAQSMYNQFKKNGISKNIAVILSQVVVDRNDPMFKNPTKPIGPFYTKEVAEKHHKEDGWDIVEDAGRGYRRVVASPIPIEVVEWETVNTLVKAGTVVVAGGGGGIPVYYDEKGMLRGIEAVIDKDYTASLLARKVNADLFIILTDAECVYLDFGKPTARAVPKMTVNEAEEYLKEGQFPPGSMGPKIRAAINFIRETGKEVLITSAPKLWDALEGKTGTRIVR
- a CDS encoding GTPase, which translates into the protein MADRIRVIIMGAAGRDFHNFNVYFRDNETYEVVAFTATQIPNISGRKYPAELAGKLYPNGIPIYSEDEIVDLIKREKINQVVFSYSDVSHQYLMERGEKVLAAGADFRLMGAEATMLKSEKPVVSICAVRTGCGKSQTTRRVAKILREMGKKVVAVRHPMPYGDLVAQRCQRFATIEDMAKEKCTIEEMEEYEPHIKNGVVVYAGVDYEQILREAEKEADIILWDGGNNDLPFFKPDLEIVVADPHRPGHELTYYPGAANFLRADVIVINKMDTADREGIEEVRESIRKYNPKAIVVDGASPLFVEEGEKIKGKRVLAIEDGPTLTHGEMKYGAAVMAAHKFGAKELVDPRPWVTGSIAEAYAKYDIGILLPALGYGERQMKELEQVVNKVDCDLVLIGTPIDLRRVIKINKPALRVTYELQEIGSPNLTEILARFK
- a CDS encoding aspartate aminotransferase family protein, yielding MGDLVERAKKVITPALGMDTQLEVVKGEGVYVETKDGKRYLDLSAGTAVLNTGHRHPKVVEAAKKQIDQLIHAGCVYYYDSFVKLAEMLAEITPGDIGMFFFSNSGAEAVEGAMKLARYVTGRPGIISFQGAFHGRTFAAVSVTTSSAKYRSHYRPLLPEVYRVPYPYCYRCPYGQKRESCSLECLGFIRRMFQYEIYPEEVAAFIIEPVQGEGGYIDPPKEFIKGLREMADEYGIMLVFDEVQTGFGRTARWFAAEHFDVVPDIMSIAKGIASGFPLSAVASTPEIMSKWSPGAHGTTFGGNPVSCAAAIATIETIREEKLLERAQKISEMVYDRLNNMKRKYKMIGDVRGLGYMIGIELVKDGKEPYPEGVKEVRRIALDKGLIVISCGTFGNVLRLIPPLVITEEEMNKALDILEEAIKEVNG
- a CDS encoding PHP domain-containing protein, yielding MMRIDLHLHSTASDGVFSPSEVVRRAKDAGLSLISITDHDTTGGLAEAVEVAKELDIDFIPGVEFSTFLGDHDIHILGYFRTPELPLISRFNERYQRAREDRIEKMVAKLNSLGLKVGLSEVMAEGNKGAIGRPHLARVLLRHGYVKSIQEAFERYLKRGRAAYVPREKAEAGEVIDLIHRASGIAIWAHPYPNEIAEALQPLIERGIDGVEAYHPQCPDKERKKLVKRANELGLLITGGSDWHGDKGGLPLGSFFTTEQEIERFLLKYRESALAKDSP
- a CDS encoding trypsin-like peptidase domain-containing protein is translated as MKRLDAKRRERFIWLPLVILLFGLMLSGSFEGERGQASISTTRRNAIVLAAEKVEPAVVSISVEMTRVVQLSPFYDEFFNSFFRDVFPRREYHEVIPKLGSGFIVNRQGYILTNHHVISDGERFFVTLSDGREFEAKLLGADRYADIAVLKIKGKNLPYAELGDSEKLIIGEWAIAIGNPFGNLLTGPEPTVTVGVISATNRTFYPSSSDEHIYQNMIQTDAAINPGNSGGPLVNAEGKVIGINTFIVTKSGGSMGIGFAIPINRAKAVLREVMRYGRVRQVWFGFQVRPLSQYYARALGIRRGEGFLVVYVERGSSAWDAGLRRGDVLLAVDGRRLSSAGELRLLFLSRRVGDRVRLTIIRNGRRKELVMVMKERLG
- the thiD gene encoding bifunctional hydroxymethylpyrimidine kinase/phosphomethylpyrimidine kinase, producing the protein MKLNLLTIAGFDPVSGAGVSLDIRVFNRLGAYGIGAITAITYQNTKGVFGFFPLPKETVERELEAIASDLRIDGGKVGMVGGEELLCAIVSFLTAHPMPKLVVDPVLHASSGGELLPSSALSLFKSDLLPLAYVVTPNIPEAEALSGVKISDYPSMLKAARRIKDLGPRFVVITGGHFPGEALDLIFDGERSDTITSPKLSSSPHGTGCAFSAALSYFLAKDFSIKEAVFEAKGFVTSLIKSAFPLGKGKPVLDI
- a CDS encoding outer membrane lipoprotein carrier protein LolA; the encoded protein is MKRGIYLLPFILALFLPREEGSDIVYRIQAKYEAINSLSARFSQTLINKTYDKKLTEQGKLYIKKPGKMRWEYEKPEKKLFISDGKKIYWYLVEDNEVQIMDFSTENPKKTPILFLMGKGNLLRDFTVIEVELKKPIDKDSYQLKLVPKDEEDFEYLLLEVERKRALIERMIIVDQLGNITDFIFSDIKEDPKLPDPLFTFTIPKGAEVYRVKGKGE